A genomic segment from Acyrthosiphon pisum isolate AL4f chromosome A3, pea_aphid_22Mar2018_4r6ur, whole genome shotgun sequence encodes:
- the LOC100159722 gene encoding DNA repair protein RAD51 homolog 3 has protein sequence MNRPIWTLPLSKHTINKLDKLGYKCCEDLLDSLDDPEKKSKFLRKHMESESEIRDMLKTPKYKTAADLDIERDSIATFCKSIDELLNGGIQVGRITELSGAPGSGKSQLSMQLCVSVQIPVCFEGLQGEAIYVDTNSNFSELRLTEMIDAFLGHVSKVLSGPNDFKGAANSELLKSLTTAGMLSKIHRVQMNDLNQLHALYTTLERHPNVKLIVVDSFVMPLYQVENSLRKNTLVHSALDLLQTIAVEHDLAVLLTNDLTTAVTESGTEVFPALGESFGHRVQYRLLLSKIPNRPNEYTALLKKSVEHGRSAARFTISSDGVRDLPIEQPLQ, from the exons ATGAACAGGCCTATTTGGACACTGCCTTTGAGCAAGCATACGATAAATAAACTGGATAAACTGGGATACAAGTGTTGTGAAGATTTGCTAGATtcattag acgatCCTGAAAAGAAATCTAAGTTTTTACGAAAACATATGGAATCAGAATCTGAAATCCGTGATATGCTAAAAACTCCAAAATACAAGACCGCTGCAGATCTA GACATTGAACGCGATAGTATTGCTACGTTCTGCAAGTCCATTGACGAACTTTTGAACGGAGGTATTCAAGTTGGACGTATAACAGAATTGTCCGGAGCTCCAGGCTCGGGAAAAAGCCAATTAAG CATGCAGCTCTGCGTTTCTGTTCAAATACCTGTGTGTTTTGAAGGACTACAAGGGGAAGCAATTTATGTCgatacaaattcaaatttttccgAACTTCGGCTAACAG AAATGATCGACGCTTTCCTCGGCCATGTGTCTAAAGTGTTGTCGGGACCCAATGATTTCAAAGGAGCAGCCAACAGCGAGTTGCTAAAGAGTCTGACCACCGCTGGCATGCTGAGTAAAATACACAGGGTTCAAATGAATGACCTAAACCAGCTGCACGCTTTGTATACGACTCTCGAACGTCACCCGAac GTGAAATTAATTGTGGTGGACAGTTTCGTCATGCCGCTGTATCAGGTGGAAAATTCGCTTAGAAAGAACACGCTGGTCCACAGCGCTCTCGATCTATTGCAAACGATTGCTGTCGAACACGATCTGGCC GTGTTACTGACTAACGATCTGACGACCGCGGTCACCGAAAGCGGCACGGAAGTCTTTCCGGCGTTAGGCGAATCGTTCGGCCATCGCGTTCAGTATAGACTTCTGCTGAGCAAAATCCCCAACCGGCCAAACGAGTACACAGCGCTGCTGAAGAAAAGCGTCGAACACGGTCGTTCTGCTGCTCGATTTACT ATTTCATCGGATGGAGTACGCGATCTGCCCATAGAACAGCCGCTGCAGTAG
- the LOC100571765 gene encoding uncharacterized protein LOC100571765: MGCGGSTMPMPAMPTEEFSKMRLEIPSPIAFSVPLTEEEESVVKKHPPKRLRMMEGQQSPPLTHEMLLEKLAEADNRRQQILSQRIESAKTLMRPRYNSANKMNADDALVENTDVVGDEDS, translated from the exons ATGGGGTGCGGTGGTTCGACAATGCCAATGCCGGCCATGCCGACCGAGGAATTCAGCAAAATGAGATTGGAAATACCATCAC CTATTGCGTTTAGCGTTCCGTTGACCGAAGAAGAAGAGAGTGTCGTAAAAAAACATCCACCGAAGAGACTGAGAATGATGGAGGGACAACAATCGCCGCCGCTAACCCACGAGATGCTGTTGGAGAAACTGGCGGAGGCCGATAATAGACGACAACAG ATCCTAAGCCAGAGGATAGAATCGGCCAAGACGCTGATGCGGCCGAGATACAACAGCGCGAACAAGATGAACGCCGACGACGCGTTGGTGGAGAATACAGACGTCGTGGGCGACgaagattcttaa